From the genome of Metarhizium brunneum chromosome 4, complete sequence, one region includes:
- the ACSS3_1 gene encoding Acyl-CoA synthetase short-chain family member 3, translated as MASREAGSHLQDDVLRHSLDKPEEFWARQAEHLHWHKKPTETLRHTRRALKDGSVTHDSWEWFPGGEISTCYNCIDRHVEAGRGDNVAIYYDSPVTKTKETYSYRRLLDEVEVLAGVLRSEGVKRGDVVMLYMPMIPSALIGMYAVNRLGAVHAVVFGGFAPNALAQRIEACKPVAILTASCGIDGNKPPIAYQPLVEEAIRISPHNPPKTFIWQRPQVRWNPDRNSGQATWQKVVRSARARQIKADCVPVASTDPVYIIHTSGTTGAPKGVMRDAAGHAVGLNLSISYLFNIHGPGDVAFTASDIGWVVGHSYIVYAPLLAGASTVLYEGKPVGTPDASAFWRVVEEYGVNMMFTAPTALRAIRRDDPENKFLSTIGGRGGLRSLKSLFLAGERSEPSLISMYQELLNKYGAPDAHVIDNWWSSESGSPITGRALVPHTGADRASLIRNHPPATIKPGSAGKAMPGFDVRVVDDEGRQVTKGSMGNIVLGMPLAPTAFRTLWEDEERFYKSYLKRFDGKWLDTGDAGMIDEDGYVHVMSRNDDVLNVSAHRLSSGGIEQAITSHPLVAEASVVGIPDAIKGQLPFAFITLSTADHPASAVPDEKVASEIQALIRKQVGAIASLGGIIQGKGMIPKTRSGKTLRRVLRELVENGVHGEFDKKVTIPSTVEDSSVVEVARTKVREYFERSDGKHAAVEGLKSKL; from the exons ATGGCCTCGAGGGAAGCAGGCTCACACCTGCAAGACGACGTGCTGCGGCACAGTTTAGACAAGCCAGAGGAATTCTGGGCTCGCCAAGCCGAACACTTGCACTGGCATAAAAAGCCGACCGAGACCTTGCGTCACACACGACGAGCTCTGAAGGATGGAAGCGTAACCCACGATTCGTGGGAGTGGTTCCCCGGCGGCGAGATATCTACATGCTACAACTGTATTGATAGGCACGTGGAGGCCGGTCGAGGTGATAATGTCGCCATCTATTACGACAGCCCCgtgaccaagaccaaggagaCATACTCGTACCGCAGGTTGCTCGACGAGGTTGAAGTTCTTGCCGGTGTGTTGCGATCCGAGGGCGTCAAGAGGGGAGATGTTGTCATGCTGTATA TGCCGATGATTCCGTCTGCTTTAATAGGCATGTATGCAGTGAACCGTCTCGGTGCCGTCCATGCCGTCGTTTTTGGCGGCTTTGCCCCCAATGCTCTCGCACAGCGCATCGAGGCATGCAAGCCTGTTGCTATACTAACGGCATCATGCGGAATCGATGGAAATAAGCCGCCTATTGCCTATCAGCCGTTAGTGGAAGAGGCCATCAGGATTTCACCGCACAACCCTCCGAAGACCTTTATCTGGCAACGGCCGCAGGTTAGGTGGAATCCTGATCGCAACAGCGGTCAAGCTACATGGCAAAAGGTGGTGAGGAGTGCCCGCGCTAGGCAAATCAAGGCCGACTGTGTGCCTGTTGCGAGTACTGACCCCGTTTATATTATCCATACGTCCGGCACAACTGGTGCGCCCAAGGGTGTCATGAGAGATGCTGCTGGTCACGCCGTGGGGCTCAATCTCTCGATAAGTTATCTCTTCAACATTCATGGGCCTGGGGACGTTGCCTTTACAGCATCCGATATTGGATGGGTTGTTGGCCACTCATACATTGTCTACGCGCCATTGTTAGCTGGTGCGTCCACCGTTCTCTACGAGGGCAAACCCGTTGGCACACCAGATGCTTCGGCGTTTTGGAGGGTCGTGGAAGAGTACGGGGTCAACATGATGTTCACGGCACCTACTGCTCTTCGAGCTATCAGGAGGGATGACCCGGAAAACAAGTTCTTGTCCACCATCGGTGGTCGAGGGGGTCTCCGAAGCCTGAAATCATTGTTCTTAGCAGGGGAGCGCTCGGAACCTTCCCTCATTTCTATGTACCAAGAACTCTTAAACAAGTACGGCGCTCCGGATGCACACGTCATCGACAACTGGTGGTCCAGCGAATCTGGTTCGCCCATAACTGGCCGTGCCTTGGTTCCTCATACTGGTGCGGACCGAGCTTCGTTAATCCGAAACCACCCACCTGCCACTATTAAGCCCGGAAGTGCTGGCAAGGCGATGCCTGGGTTCGACGTCCGTGTTGTGGATGACGAGGGTCGTCAAGTAACAAAGGGTAGCATGGGCAACATTGTCTTAGGCATGCCGTTGGCCCCTACGGCGTTTCGAACGTTGTgggaggatgaggagaggTTTTATAAGAGTTACTTGAAGAGATTTGATGGTAAGTGGCTGGATACAGGAGACGCTGGCATGATTGACGAGGATGGTTATGTGCATGTAATGAGCCGGAATGACGATGTGCTAAACGTCAGTGCACATCGACTATCGAGTG GCGGCATTGAGCAAGCAATCACGTCTCACCCTCTCGTTGCCGAGGCCAGCGTTGTTGGAATCCCAGATGCTATCAAGGGTCAACTGCCTTTTGCCTTCATCACCCTTTCTACGGCCGACCATCCCGCATCAGCAGTACCCGATGAAAAGGTTGCTTCTGAAATTCAAGCCTTGATACGAAAACAAGTGGGAGCCATTGCGTCGCTTGGAGGTATCATCCAGGGCAAAGGTATGATTCCCAAGACTCGCTCGGGCAAGACTCTGCGACGAGTTCTACGCGAATTAGTAGAAAATGGCGTGCATGGCGAGTTTGACAAGAAGGTAACAATACCGAGTACTGTTGAGGATTCGTCGGTCGTGGAGGTTGCGAGAACCAAAGTACGCGAGTACTTTGAGAGGAGTGATGGGAAACATGCGGCCGTTGAAGGACTAAAGTCGAAGCTATAG
- the ccg-6 gene encoding Clock-controlled protein 6, whose translation MKYTVALIAAAVGANAWAKNVTYVTEVVSAYTTYCPEATEITHGTKTYTVTEPTTLTITDCPCTVTKPVITTSAVECHSCTAAVSTPVNFPNSTVASPTGGVTPTKPGNPVPTAGAGKAAALSGAGLAGVVGLAAFIL comes from the exons ATGAAGTACACCGTTGCTCTCATCGCCGCTGCCGTTGGCGCCAACGCCTGGGCCAAGAACGTCACCTACGTTACCGAGGTCGTTTCTGCCTACACCACTTACTGCCCTGAGGCTACCGAGATCACTCACGGCACCAAGACCTACACTGTCACTGAG CCCACCACCTTGACCATCACTGACTGCCCTTGCACTGTCACCAAGCCCGTCATCACCACCTCGGCTGTTGAGTGCCACAGCTG CACTGCTGCTGTCAGCACCCCCGTCAACTTCCCCAACTCCACCGTTGCCTCGCCCACTGGCGGTGTCACTCCCACCAAGCCTGGCAACCCCGTCCCTactgctggtgctggcaagGCCGCCGCTCTTTCTGGCGCTGGTCTGGCCGGTGTTGTCGGTCTTGCTGCTTTCATCCTGTAA